ACTATCTCTGCTAACTGCGGATGGTCTCCTGGGTTCGCGCTTCCGAATGCGAGTGTCTTGAGCAGGTACTTGTACTCCTCGAATGCCAGACGGTTCAGAGAAATAGTCTGTACGGTCCCAAATTTCTTCAAGCTTTCATTTCGGCCTAAGATTATCACTTTGCTTCCTCTATCCATGCTCGTAAcagttgaataaaatgttttccAGTCATCGTCATCTACATCAGAAGCAAACTCAACAACTACCAGTATCTTCCCTGACGGAATTTCATTATCTGTTATTTTGGTAAGACCGTCTCCACTCAGGTGCAAAATAACCGCGAAGTGAGAACGCACCCTGTCATACCTGCATACATGTGCTACAAGAGTTCTCTTCCCAACTCCACGTCCACCGACGACTGGTAGCACTGCCGGAGGACCAGGCATGTTCTCTTGCAGCAAGAAGCTGATGATCTGCTGCTTCTCGACATGCCGACCAAACAAGAAGTTGTCGACGTGAAGATAGGTGTCGTAGGGTCTACGGGAGACGCGCTCGCATCCGCCCAAAAGCACGACAAACTCCACCATGTGGTCAACCACAGCTTCCAGATTCCGAAGTGCACTTTGTAACTCCCAGTTGAAGGCCTTGATTGTCGAAGAACTATTGGCTGTGCGAGCACGTTTGAAAGGAATTATATAATCTGACGAGGTAGATGAATCGCTCACCGAGTCCTTGGATGCCCCATTATGTTGCCTGTACCCAAGGTTTTTACTTTCAATTTCAGAAAAATTCAGCACCAACCGAAATCACTGGAATTCAATGATTTCGGTTTGCGTTTCGGCCAAAAAGGCCAAAATATTCACTTGAAGTCACTTAAATAGTTCGACCTTTCTGAAATTGTTTTTGAACAATATCTGAATTCATGTGTACTACTGAAAATTGTTGAAATATTTTGGCCCAAAGGTAACTATTTCAGTGACTACTGAAATTAATGGAATTCAGTGAAttccattgaaatctcaatgAAAGTGAAAACCATGCATGTACCTGATGTTGTCCAACACATGGTACCCTTGGTACATTGCTGCTGATAGCGTCTTCAACTGCATGAGCATACAAGAGTTGGTGATGTGTCGTCCATCTGCCTCCTCCACGACCGTGTGAACTCTCAACAAGAGTTGCTGTAGCCTCTCCACCTTCTGCTCCGAGTACAGATGATCCACATATTTGTTCATGAGGAAAGAGATGAATCGGCTGGCAAGATCACCTGTAACGGCGGATATTGCAAGATCCATCTCAAAGTCTTCTGAGCTAGGTGTGTCTGAATGCTAACTATAGCCTAGACCGGAGGTGAGATGAAGAAGCTTCCTTCATGCCTAAGGCAGCTGTTACATCGCATTTATGTAAAAACAAATGTTGACTACTGGGATCAAAGTGCCAAGAAGAAAGATCTAGAGTTTTACGTCAATCCAAGGCAACCTGTCAGCTTTCAACATCGTAGTACTGAACTACTGATAGCCTGGGTAGAAATCACATATTTGACCTGAGGGCGAAATCAAATCACGATCTGACCTGAGTCTCGAAAAAATTTCATATAACAGACCGTTCTGTGTGACGCCCGACAGCCGGGCGCTGCATTGCACTATGCAGCGCCGTTGTCTTAGGCGTCGCATGCCCGGCCAGCGTGGCAGCCCGGGGCCAGGGGCGGCCCCACAGCCAGCCGTGCAGCGCCCAACACATAGGCACGACACTTGttatgtgcagcgcctagcgctTAGGCGCTGCACAGTGACTTAAGCGCATCGGCCCAGCCCGACCAGGCAGTTCTTCCCCCCTCTCCAGGAACTTCCTCTCTGGACAGAGAGCAGCGGCGGCGCCCCCATCGGATCCCCCCCATCCCTCTCATATCTGAAGATTTGATCCGTGGATTCGATCTCCAATCCCTCCTACTAGGTAAACTCCTCCGTTCCCTTCCTTTTCCTCCGTAAATTTGTTGCCATTTTAGAGATTTGTCCAAGATTTGGTGGGACCCTTGATTTGCTTGATTTAGGAT
The sequence above is a segment of the Aegilops tauschii subsp. strangulata cultivar AL8/78 chromosome 6, Aet v6.0, whole genome shotgun sequence genome. Coding sequences within it:
- the LOC109749975 gene encoding disease resistance protein RGA2; protein product: MDLAISAVTGDLASRFISFLMNKYVDHLYSEQKVERLQQLLLRVHTVVEEADGRHITNSCMLMQLKTLSAAMYQGYHVLDNIRQHNGASKDSVSDSSTSSDYIIPFKRARTANSSSTIKAFNWELQSALRNLEAVVDHMVEFVVLLGGCERVSRRPYDTYLHVDNFLFGRHVEKQQIISFLLQENMPGPPAVLPVVGGRGVGKRTLVAHVCRYDRVRSHFAVILHLSGDGLTKITDNEIPSGKILVVVEFASDVDDDDWKTFYSTVTSMDRGSKVIILGRNESLKKFGTVQTISLNRLAFEEYKYLLKTLAFGSANPGDHPQLAEIVEEFAVVLGGSLIPGNLIAHAVRKNLNAHFWLSTLNRIRITMKMNISRFGFHPNELLDQGRPVHLGPHYLLSPAAPSPSSPNSSLPKLVFGDSLAEAGHTVPPKGDFWLVAWESRLPPYTSFSHLVRFVPSCVDDKPEASLSGKKRLGPSA